DNA from Rhodobacteraceae bacterium M382:
CATCAAACGGGTGCCAGATCCGCCAGGCCGGTCGCCGCGCCATCAGATCATCCGAGATCATCACATAATCCAGAAGCGCCTGAAAAAATCGTTTTGCCTCGGGATTGAAAAACCGCGCCGTGGTCGGCACCTCGCCTGCCCGGCGCGCAATCAGCTTGCCCGCGTGCGGGTCGGTCAGATCCTCGCCCAGCACGATTTCCACCGACGAACGGCCAAACAGATGTTCGTATTCATCCAGACCGGGGCCATCGTTCAGATCCCCCAGAACAATCACCGATTCATTCCGCACCAGATGTTCGTCCACCCTGCGTCGCAGCCAGATCGCCTGTGCCAGCTGCTTGCGCCGGTTGGCAATGGACCGGCGGATCTGGGCATCGCGCGTGCGTTCCCCGTGCGGTGCCTTGGATTTCAGATGCACCCCGATCAAACGCAACGCCGTGCCGTTTTTGGTCAACATCGCCAGTTCCAGTGGGGGTTTGGAAAACACCACCTTGTCCTGTGTTGCGTCCACGTCCAGATCAATGTGAAACACGCCGTCAAACCGTGCCGTTCCCTGGCCGGTTTCACCCACCGCCGGCCCCTGTGGGTCGTGGGCAACCTCGATCACATCCGGATCATAGAGCAACGCGATTTCCTGTTGGGTGTCATTGGCAAACCCGATCACCGACTTGCGCGTGCGCAGATCAAAGCGACCGGCAAAATGCTCAAGCGCCCGCACCGTGTTCTGTTTGCGCCCGGTATTGGGGGCCTCGATCAACATGATCGCATCGGCATTGACCCGCTGAAACACCTGCCCCAAAGCGCGACTCTGCTGACCCCGGGTCACGTCCTGACGCCCTGACCACCGGTCGTCTTCCATCAGTTGATCATTCTGGTCAAACAAGTTGGCGAACCATTCCACATTGTAGGTCGCCAGCCGCATCTCAGGCCGCCCGTGCGTTGTTGATCTCTTCCCAGGCGCGATTGATGTCGATCATCTTTTTCTCTGCCAGGCGGATCGCCTCTTCGGGCACGCCGCGTGCGATCATCGCGTCGGGGTGGGTTTCACGGACCAATTTGCGCCAGACTTTGCGGATCTCGACCATTTCCGCGTCCGGGTCCACGCCCAACACCGTATAGGGATCGGTGGGCGCATCCGGCACAAACCGCGCCCGCAGCGCCCTGAACTGGGCGTCCGTCTGGCCAAAGATCCGCGCCACATCTTCGAGAAACTGGTTCTCACCCGGATGATAGAACCCATCTGCCATGGCAATGTGAAACAGACCTTCCATCAAATCGCACAGGGTGCCGGTGTCACGCGCAAACATGATCTGGATCTTGCGGGCATACTCCTGATACCCGGCGACATCCGTGCGCGCCATATTGAACACTTTGGCCGCACCGGCTTCGTCGTTGCGGGCAATCTGAAACACCTCCCGAAAGGCGACCACCTCGTCCCGGGTCACCTGCCCATCGGCCTTGGCCATCTTTGCCCCCAGCGCAATCACCGCAATGGCAAAGGCCACGCTGCGCTCGGGCGGAGTGCGCAGGTGATCAAAGACATCCGCCAGGCTTTCCCCTTTGGTCAGAGCCGCCAATGCGTCGGATATGC
Protein-coding regions in this window:
- a CDS encoding endonuclease/exonuclease/phosphatase family protein, which gives rise to MRLATYNVEWFANLFDQNDQLMEDDRWSGRQDVTRGQQSRALGQVFQRVNADAIMLIEAPNTGRKQNTVRALEHFAGRFDLRTRKSVIGFANDTQQEIALLYDPDVIEVAHDPQGPAVGETGQGTARFDGVFHIDLDVDATQDKVVFSKPPLELAMLTKNGTALRLIGVHLKSKAPHGERTRDAQIRRSIANRRKQLAQAIWLRRRVDEHLVRNESVIVLGDLNDGPGLDEYEHLFGRSSVEIVLGEDLTDPHAGKLIARRAGEVPTTARFFNPEAKRFFQALLDYVMISDDLMARRPAWRIWHPFDDVECWNDAEFCDALLTASDHFPVTLDIEI
- a CDS encoding DnaJ family molecular chaperone, whose translation is MSIWTRISDALAALTKGESLADVFDHLRTPPERSVAFAIAVIALGAKMAKADGQVTRDEVVAFREVFQIARNDEAGAAKVFNMARTDVAGYQEYARKIQIMFARDTGTLCDLMEGLFHIAMADGFYHPGENQFLEDVARIFGQTDAQFRALRARFVPDAPTDPYTVLGVDPDAEMVEIRKVWRKLVRETHPDAMIARGVPEEAIRLAEKKMIDINRAWEEINNARAA